In the Patescibacteria group bacterium genome, one interval contains:
- the acsA gene encoding acetate--CoA ligase produces the protein MSKKFTYETIKKSKKDLKIEPNLPDYDKTHQTWDWKKAEKALTWFPGHKINAAYNAIDRHAEGERKNKVALYWMGEDGTKKEFTFWEMQNLSNQVANILKNHGLEKGERVFLFLPRNPELYFSFLGVIKTGAIAGTMFQAFGPEGIRDRLQNSGAKFLITTSEMVKRVYKIKKDLPNLEKIFLTDVKPGQKLKKGEVDFQKEMKSASVEFKVVEMKPEDYAFMLYTSGTTGKPKGVVHRHLAILQEHFTAKWVLDIHDSDIYWCTADPGWVTGIAYEILGVWSIGASSVVYDGRFDPATWYQILQDYEVTVWYTAPTAIRMLAKSGTDLVKKYDLSHLRYMASVGEPLNPEPIKWGMKAFGLPFHDNWWQTEIGGISIANYPTMDIRLGSMGKPIPGVFATILSDDGKELPNLHEGNLVLKPAFPSLMKAIWRRPGKFKSYFMKGLAGHERGVEWYITGDRAFKDKDGYFWFIGRADDVIKTAGERVGPFEVESALIDTGKVIEAGVIGKPDPERGEIIKAFCILRQGVTPSEKLKTELSEYVKKHLAGHAYPKEIEFVETLPKTRSGKIMRRVLKAKELGLPVGDTSTLEEY, from the coding sequence ATGTCTAAAAAATTTACTTATGAGACTATCAAAAAATCAAAAAAAGACTTAAAAATTGAGCCAAATCTACCAGATTATGACAAGACCCATCAAACTTGGGATTGGAAGAAGGCTGAAAAAGCCCTAACTTGGTTTCCGGGCCACAAAATCAACGCTGCTTACAATGCCATTGACCGGCATGCCGAAGGTGAACGTAAAAACAAAGTGGCACTTTACTGGATGGGCGAAGACGGCACCAAAAAGGAATTCACTTTTTGGGAGATGCAGAATTTATCAAACCAAGTCGCTAATATCTTAAAAAATCATGGACTCGAAAAAGGCGAACGAGTTTTCCTATTTTTACCCAGAAATCCCGAACTTTATTTTAGCTTTTTGGGAGTGATTAAAACTGGCGCCATTGCCGGCACCATGTTTCAGGCCTTTGGACCCGAAGGGATACGCGACCGTTTGCAAAATTCCGGCGCCAAATTTTTAATCACCACCAGCGAAATGGTCAAACGCGTTTACAAAATTAAAAAAGATCTTCCAAATTTAGAAAAAATCTTTTTAACTGATGTCAAACCTGGCCAAAAACTCAAAAAAGGCGAAGTCGACTTTCAAAAAGAAATGAAATCAGCCTCAGTTGAGTTTAAAGTCGTGGAAATGAAACCCGAAGATTACGCCTTTATGCTTTATACTTCAGGCACCACTGGCAAACCCAAAGGCGTGGTACATAGGCACTTAGCTATTTTACAGGAACATTTTACCGCCAAGTGGGTTTTAGACATTCATGATTCTGATATTTATTGGTGCACGGCTGATCCGGGCTGGGTGACCGGCATCGCTTATGAAATTTTAGGGGTTTGGTCAATTGGTGCCTCGTCAGTGGTTTATGATGGCAGATTTGATCCGGCAACTTGGTATCAGATTTTGCAGGATTATGAAGTCACAGTTTGGTATACCGCGCCAACCGCAATTCGCATGTTGGCAAAATCTGGCACTGATTTGGTCAAAAAATATGATTTATCCCATTTGCGCTATATGGCTTCGGTGGGTGAACCTTTAAATCCTGAACCGATTAAATGGGGCATGAAAGCTTTTGGTTTGCCATTTCATGATAACTGGTGGCAGACCGAGATTGGCGGCATTTCCATTGCCAATTACCCAACCATGGACATCCGTTTAGGTTCAATGGGCAAGCCAATTCCTGGCGTCTTTGCCACCATTTTGTCGGATGATGGCAAGGAATTGCCAAATTTGCATGAAGGCAATTTAGTTTTAAAGCCGGCTTTTCCGTCGCTCATGAAAGCCATTTGGCGCCGTCCCGGCAAATTTAAATCTTATTTTATGAAGGGGCTGGCTGGCCACGAGCGGGGAGTCGAGTGGTATATTACCGGCGACCGTGCCTTCAAAGACAAAGACGGTTATTTTTGGTTTATTGGTCGTGCTGACGATGTCATTAAAACTGCCGGCGAAAGAGTTGGTCCGTTTGAAGTCGAATCTGCCTTAATTGACACCGGCAAAGTCATTGAAGCAGGCGTCATCGGCAAGCCAGATCCAGAACGTGGCGAAATTATCAAAGCCTTTTGTATATTGCGGCAAGGCGTGACCCCATCTGAAAAATTGAAAACAGAACTCTCAGAATATGTCAAAAAACATTTAGCCGGCCACGCCTACCCCAAAGAAATTGAATTTGTCGAAACTTTACCAAAAACCCGCTCAGGCAAAATTATGCGACGTGTTTTAAAAGCCAAAGAACTCGGTTTACCGGTTGGCGACACCTCGACACTTGAAGAGTATTAA